The following coding sequences are from one Pelmatolapia mariae isolate MD_Pm_ZW linkage group LG4, Pm_UMD_F_2, whole genome shotgun sequence window:
- the zgc:112148 gene encoding Golgi apparatus membrane protein TVP23 homolog B isoform X2: MRHPLASFFHLFFRTSAILVYLFCDILSGRFVVCMVTIILLLSCDFWTVKNVSGRLLVGLRWWNQVDENGKSHWVFESKKTDSKNTTSSAESRVFWLGLLVCPIFWILFVISTVFSFNIKWLVVVILGLVLQWANLYGYVRCKVGGKSNLRNMAKNYLGVQILKRAMKQPESL; encoded by the exons ATGAG ACATCCTCTGGCGTCTTTTTTCCATCTCTTCTTCCGAACAAGTGCCATCTTGGTTTATCTCTTCTGTGACATTCTCAGCGGTCGCTTTGTTGTCTGCATGGTCACCATCATACTTCTGCTATCATGTGACTTCTGGACTGTCAAG AATGTATCCGGCAGATTGTTGGTGGGTCTTCGATGGTGGAATCAAGTGGATGAAAATGGGAAGAGCCACTGGGTGTTTGAGTCAAAGAAG ACGGACAGCAAAAACACAACGTCCAGCGCAGAATCACGGGTGTTCTGGCTCGGCCTTCTTGTGTGCCCCATTTTCTGGATCCTGTTTGTGATCAGCACTGTCTTCTCCTTTAATATTAAATGGCTG GTTGTGGTAATATTGGGCTTGGTTTTACAATGGGCAAACCTGTATGGTTATGTGAGGTGCAAGGTGGGCGGAAAGTCTAACCTGAGAAACATGGCAAAGAACTATCTCGGTGTCCAGATTCTTAAACGG gCAATGAAGCAACCAGAAAGTCTTTGA
- the zgc:112148 gene encoding Golgi apparatus membrane protein TVP23 homolog B isoform X1 gives MQRQDTQDAPLFGEEDENNQTKRSKMRHPLASFFHLFFRTSAILVYLFCDILSGRFVVCMVTIILLLSCDFWTVKNVSGRLLVGLRWWNQVDENGKSHWVFESKKTDSKNTTSSAESRVFWLGLLVCPIFWILFVISTVFSFNIKWLVVVILGLVLQWANLYGYVRCKVGGKSNLRNMAKNYLGVQILKRAMKQPESL, from the exons ATGCAGAGACAG GACACTCAGGATGCCCCTCTTTTTGGAGAAGAGGATGAGAATAACCAGACAAAAAGGTCCAAAATGAG ACATCCTCTGGCGTCTTTTTTCCATCTCTTCTTCCGAACAAGTGCCATCTTGGTTTATCTCTTCTGTGACATTCTCAGCGGTCGCTTTGTTGTCTGCATGGTCACCATCATACTTCTGCTATCATGTGACTTCTGGACTGTCAAG AATGTATCCGGCAGATTGTTGGTGGGTCTTCGATGGTGGAATCAAGTGGATGAAAATGGGAAGAGCCACTGGGTGTTTGAGTCAAAGAAG ACGGACAGCAAAAACACAACGTCCAGCGCAGAATCACGGGTGTTCTGGCTCGGCCTTCTTGTGTGCCCCATTTTCTGGATCCTGTTTGTGATCAGCACTGTCTTCTCCTTTAATATTAAATGGCTG GTTGTGGTAATATTGGGCTTGGTTTTACAATGGGCAAACCTGTATGGTTATGTGAGGTGCAAGGTGGGCGGAAAGTCTAACCTGAGAAACATGGCAAAGAACTATCTCGGTGTCCAGATTCTTAAACGG gCAATGAAGCAACCAGAAAGTCTTTGA
- the LOC134625460 gene encoding proton channel OTOP2-like, protein MSISSCKECNCLTTGNQCEPCKMMAQDKETEEVHQSNDINSPGQEGSKDEPELKISSAKVGKEKSQSWGWMGSGIICVNILILGSVLVTGSTYEDINIKAHHLQIFLIIILLLTSMWMIYYSIYTARNKNAVNYKDAHAGPTWLRGGLVLFAVLSIIMDIFKIASYVGYLHCDSAVKVAFPVVQIVFIFVQTYFLWVHSKDCVQLQKNISCCGLMLTLSTNLVLWMTAVAEESVHQTLVPSNLSNITKLAGRSLYISRASYGDHECKCSHSSCSIFKDAYYYLYPFNIEYSLFASTMAYIMWKNVGRLVGEHGHAKIKFHLKGIYMGPTFGILLVIAGLATFIAYEMEMKNEDAKTKEKALMMHFVMNIVIVSLMSIVTVIGMTIYRVDYREHVSEKSPTRNLDVGLLVGVSLGQFVISYFSIIAMIATGVKGPLNGLNLSFAIIMVIQLGLQNFFIIEGLHREPFHEVKEPSVIVNPYVVEPSNNMNNHEGSNSNTKTSPDTPEDNLHGDKIQYKYKLLWKRRVLKEVCVFLLMGNIILWIMPAFGARPQFDLTTETEFYKFNVWAPVVNVGLPFGIFYRMHSVANLFEVFLIS, encoded by the exons ATGTCTATCAGCTCTTGCAAAGAGTGTAACTGTTTGACCACGGGAAATCAATGTGAGCCCTGCAAAATGATGGCCCAGGACAAGGAAACAGAGGAGGTCCACCAGTCAAACGACATAAATTCACCTGGTCAGGAGGGAAGCAAGGATGAACCCGAACTGAAGATCTCTTCTGCAAAAGTTGGGAAGGAAAAAAGCCAAAGTTGGGGATGGATGGGATCTGGGATCATATGTGTAAACATTTTGATCCTGGGCAGTGTCTTGGTCACCGGGAGTACTTATGAAGATATAAACATCAAAGCCCATCACCTGCAGATTttcctcatcatcatcctcctgCTTACCTCCATGTGGATGATTTATTACAGCATCTACACAGCCAGGAATAAAAATGCTGTCAATTACAAGGATGCCCacgctgggccaacatggctcAGGG GAGGACTTGTGCTGTTTGCAGTCCTCAGCATTATCATGGATATTTTCAAGATTGCCAGCTATGTGGGATACCTCCACTGTGATTCTGCAGTTAAAGTTGCATTTCCTGTGGTGCAAattgttttcatatttgtgcag ACATATTTCTTGTGGGTCCATTCCAAAGACTGCGTGCAGCTACAAAAGAACATTTCTTG CTGTGGGCTGATGCTCACCCTCTCCACAAATCTGGTTTTGTGGATGACTGCAGTTGCTGAGGAGTCTGTTCACCAAACGTTAGTTCCCTCCAATCTGAGCAACATCACTAAACTTGCTGGGCGAAGTTTGTACATAAGTAGAG CAAGTTATGGAGACCATGAGTGTAAGTGCAGCCACTCTTCATGTAGCATCTTCAAGGATGCCTACTACTACTTGTACCCTTTCAATATCGAGTACAGCCTCTTTGCCTCTACTATGGCCTACATCATGTGGAAAAATGTGGGTCGATTAGTAGGCGAACATGGCCACGCCAAAATCAAATTCCATCTTAAAGGCATATATATGGGCCCTACTTTTGGAATCCTGTTAGTGATTGCAGGGCTTGCGACCTTCATTGCATATGAgatggaaatgaaaaatgaagatgcaaaaaccaaagaaaaagcaTTGATGATGCACTTTGTCATGAATATAGTCATAGTGAGCCTCATGTCTATTGTGACTGTGATCGGCATGACGATTTACAGGGTTGATTACCGCGAACACGTGTCAGAAAAAAGTCCCACACGCAACCTGGATGTGGGCTTGCTGGTCGGAGTCTCACTGGGACAGTTCGTCATTAGCTATTTCAGTATCATAGCCATGATTGCAACAGGAGTCAAAGGCCCCCTGAATGGGCTCAATCTGTCCTTTGCCATAATTATGGTGATCCAGCTTGGCCTGCAGAACTTTTTCATCATTGAAGGTCTGCATCGGGAGCCTTTTCATGAAGTGAAGGAACCATCTGTGATTGTAAATCCTTATGTGGTGGAGCCCAGCAATAACATGAACAACCACGAAGGCTCAAACTCGAACACAAAGACAAGCCCTGATACACCAGAAGATAACCTGCATGGCGACAAGATACAGTACAAATACAAACTGCTGTGGAAGCGACGAGTGTTGAAGGAGGTCTGCGTGTTTTTGCTGATGGGAAACATCATT ctgtggATCATGCCTGCATTCGGTGCTCGCCCTCAGTTTGACCTCACCACTGAAACTGAATTCTACAAATTCAACGTATGGGCTCCTGTTGTAAACGTGGGACTTCCTTTTGGCATCTTTTACCGAATGCATTCGGTTGCCAACCTTTTTGAGGTGTTTCTGATATCATAA